The following are encoded in a window of Cucurbita pepo subsp. pepo cultivar mu-cu-16 chromosome LG12, ASM280686v2, whole genome shotgun sequence genomic DNA:
- the LOC111806405 gene encoding uncharacterized protein LOC111806405 yields MALRERDLAFDLESGGRIGDEVGSVEPSSIKRDVKNIWNRLTEDTLLKDELVVASNSNFVNSVADVVADVNVELLIDKNLEGEDDCEAFAHVEKTNARGKHKNKKKALKPPRPPKGPALDAADRRLVKEIAVIAMKKRARVERMKALRKSKAEKTSSFNSCIPAMIITFLFFLVIILQGISSRSSPMLQGSPEPAVDGSSGFISVQYIKSFPPNESNMANPPDVNSAA; encoded by the exons ATGGCTTTAAGAGAAAGGGATCTCGCGTTTGATCTCGAAAGTGGGGGGAGGATCGGTGACGAGGTTGGAAGTGTGGAACCAAGTTCGATCAAAAGAGATGTAAAGAACATTTGGAATAGGTTGACAGAGGATACACTGCTAAAAGATGAGCTAGTCGTAGCGTCAAACAgtaattttgttaattctGTTGCCGATGTTGTTGCTGATGTGAACGTAGAGTTGTTGATAGATAAGAATTTGGAAGGAGAAGACGATTGTGAAGCTTTTGCGCATGTCGAGAAAACTAATGCTAGAGGGAAgcataagaataagaaaaaggcTCTGAAGCCACCACGGCCGCCCAAAGGTCCTGCTCTTGATGCTGCTGATAGAAGGCTGGTGAAGGAAATTGCAGTAATTGCCATGAAAAAACGTGCAAGAGTCGAGCGAATGAAAGCATTAAGGAAGTCAAAAGCCGAGAAAACATCTTCCTTCAATAGTTGCATTCCTGCCATGATTATCACATTCCTGTTCTTCCTTGTAATCATCCTTCAAG GAATAAGTTCCCGAAGCAGTCCGATGCTGCAGGGGTCACCCGAACCTGCTGTTGATGGTAGTAGCGGTTTCATTTCCGTTCAGTACATTAAAAGCTTTCCTCCAAATGAAAGCAATATGGCGAATCCCCCCGATGTTAA TTCTGCTGCGTAA
- the LOC111807757 gene encoding probable WRKY transcription factor 23, translating to MEEVAAADSLRFPLPENQSCLKFMELIAVDQEFSSQFDVFSLSSLSSSLFTNPVENLEIGNQWPTTPNYSSSSEIVNDEVIEPKLEREEKQHSRQTLKTDKQLKTKKMTRKKKDQEPRFAFMTKSEVDHLEDGYRWRKYGQKAVKNSPYPRSYYRCTSVACNVKKRVERYLKDPSIVVTTYEGQHTHSSPNMTRSTFFPPPISTALYNGSTMFTTATTTPSLFHYQNGHNSNFINHPKGFVASSFHPPCDVAPSNHANQFFSPTINHRLLQDIAPFQYDELAWRDCSISQNPT from the exons atGGAGGAGGTGGCAGCAGCCGATTCGTTGCGGTTTCCATTGCCCGAGAACCAGAGTTGTCTCAAGTTCATGGAGCTGATCGCCGTTGATCAAGAATTTTCGTCACAATTTGATGTGTTTTCATTGTCATCTTTATCGTCTTCCCTGTTTACAAATCCTGTCGAAAATTTGGAGATTGGGAACCAATGGCCAACTACACCGAATTATTCATCGTCGAGCGAGATCGTCAATGATGAGGTGATCGAGCCAAagctagagagagaagagaaacaaCATTCCCGACAAACCCTAAAAACGGATAAACA gttaaaaacaaagaaaatgactcgaaagaagaaagatcaagaacCACGGTTCGCGTTTATGACAAAAAGTGAAGTCGATCATTTGGAAGATGGTTATAGATGGAGAAAGTACGGTCAGAAAGCGGTGAAAAACAGCCCTTACCCTAG AAGCTATTATCGTTGTACTAGTGTAGCATGCAATGTAAAGAAACGAGTGGAGAGATATTTAAAAGATCCAAGTATTGTCGTCACCACCTACGAAGGCCAACACACTCACTCTAGCCCCAACATGACACGATCAACCTTCTTTCCTCCGCCCATCTCAACCGCCCTCTACAATGGCTCTACAATGTTCACCACCGCCACCACAACCCCGTCTCTCTTCCACTACCAAAATGGTCATAATTCGAACTTTATCAACCACCCAAAGGGCTTCGTGGCATCATCATTTCATCCACCGTGTGACGTTGCACCCTCCAATCATGCTAATCAATTCTTTTCTCCCACGATCAACCACAGATTATTGCAAGATATCGCCCCTTTTCAATACGATGAATTGGCATGGAGAGATTGTTCGATCTCACaaaacccaacctaa